Below is a genomic region from Actinomadura sp. NAK00032.
ACCACTGGGTAGCAGAAGTCACAGGACGATGACAAAGCGAAACGTGTTGGCATCCTCCGCGACTCACCCCAAGCTATTGACATTCAGTGCAACGAATCGTGTCGCGTCAGGGTACGCCGTCCCGTCCCACAGGACCAGCCCTGGCCCGAGAAACGACCCGCAAGTCCCCGATCCCCATCGGCACCTTCAGCCGGACGGTCACCGAGACCTCCACGTCGCCACCCCTGACCCGGCACTGCGCGAGGCGCGCACCGGAGTCGGCCGCGATCTCCCGAGCCCGCGCGCAGGCCGACCGACCGCCGTCCGCGACCCGCGCCGCCGCGGCCAACGCCGCCATGTCGGCGGCCGCATCACCCCGGTGCCGCGCTCCCCGCACCCCGCCCACCGCGATCGCCGCCACCCCGGCAACCCACACGACAGCAGCAAACGCCACCACCCAAACCGTCCCCGACCCTCGATCGCCACCCCAAACCCGGCTCATCACCACTCCTCGCTCCACACCCCACCCCCACTCCATCGCCGCCGCCTCCCATCCACACGACGCATCCGATGTTCACCCCCCAATCCGCTTGCGAACACATCCGACCGATCTCCCTCGCTAAGCAAGGCGCGCGCAGCAGCCGCTCAACGCAGAACGGGCGCAATCGAGCGCACCGAGGCCCTGGCCCCGCAGCGACACCGACAAGCCAACATCGCCGATCACCACGACTCACCACCCCACCCAACGGCACGCCGCCGCCTCGCCCCCGCCCCGGCCCAACGCGGCGCCGCCCCAACCTCGCCCCGACACGGCACGCGCCCGACCTCGGCGCGGCTGGGGCCCGACGCTGGCCCAGCCCAGCACTGCTGGCGCTGGCCCGGCACTGGCCCGGCACTGGCCCAGCCCGACGCTGCCCCAGCGCTGGCCTGGCCCGACGCGGCGCCGCCCCAACCTCGCCCCGACACGGCACGGGCCCGACCTCGGCACGGCGCGAGCCCGGCCTGGGCCCGACGCGGCACGGCGCTGGCCCAGCCCAGCGTTGTTAGGCCCAGCCCAGCACTGCCGGCGCTGGCCCGGCACTGGCGCTGGCCCGGCACTGGCCCAGCCCGACGCGGCGCCGCCCCAACCTCGCCCCGACACGGCACGCGCCCGACCTCGGCACGGCGCGGGCCCGACGCGGCACGGCGCTGGCCCAGCCCAGCGTTTCGTAGGCCCAGCCCAGCACTGCCGGCGCTGGCCCGGCACTGGCCCAGCCCGACGCGGCGCCGCCCCAACCTCGCCCCGACACGGCACGCGCCCGACCTCGGCACGGCGCGGGCCCGACGCGGCACGGCGCTGGCCCAGCCCAGCGTTTCGTAGGCCCAGCCCAGCACTGCCGGCGCTGGCCCGGCACTGGCCCAGCCCGACGCGGCGCCGCCCCAACCTCGCCCCGGCACGGCACGGGCCCGGCCTCGGCACGGCGCGGGCCCGGCCTCGGCACGGCGCGGGCCCGGCGCGGGCCCGGCTGGCGTGGGCCCGGCACGGCGAGGCACGGCGCTGGCCCAGCCCAGCGTTGGTTAGGCCCAGCCCAGCACGGGCCTGGCCCGACGCGGCGTTGGCCCGGCCTGGCGCGGCACTGGCCCAGCCCGACGTGGCGCGGCGCGGCACTAACCCGGCATTGGTCCGGCGTTGGTCCGGCCCAGCGCGGCACTGGCCCAGCCCGGCACGGCGCGGCACTGACCCGGCACTGGTCCGGCCTGGCGCGGCACTGGTCCGGCCCGGCGCGGGCGCGGTGCCGGCCTGGCCTGGCGCTGGCCCGGCCCGGCTCAGCCCTGGTGGTCCGCGTTACCCCGGCGGCGGCGTGGGAGCGGAAGCCCGGCCTGGCTGATGGGCAGGGCGGGAATCCGTGTCGCGGCCTACACCGGGTTCGGTCGCGGCGGCCACATGGGCATGGGCTGTCAGGGGCGGGAGACCGATGGCGGCCGGCGGGCGCACCGGGACCGAGACGTCCACATGGACGGTGGCCTCGTCTCGGTGCACCCGCACTGCCGCACCCGCCGGGACCATCTTCACCACCAGTTCGCGAACTGCGGTCAGTGACTCTCCCCGGGCCGCCGCGCGGGCCCCGGTCCGGGCGGCGTCCGTACAGGTGAGCTGCACGGACACCGCCATCAAGCCCCACAGCGCGGCCGCGGTGATCAGCACGAGGGCGGGAAGTGCCACGGCGATCTCCGCCGTGGCCATCCCGCGGTCGCTCAGCTCGCGATCTTGAGGGCCTTCTCGATGATCTGTAAGAGCAGCGACTTCACCTGCGAACTCGTCACGATCTTGAACAGCAGGCCGGCGAAGGCCGCCGCGGCGATGGTGCCGACCGCGTACTCCGCGGTGGACATTCCCCGGTCCGCGCACATTCTGGACCATTGCCGCATCACCATCTTCATCGCCCGCATCCGGGCTCCTTTCGCTCGTGATTCGCCTTCAGGCTGCCGGGCGGACGCACCGGCAGGTGACCGAACCGAGTTCTGTGGAAAACCCGGCTCACCTGGGCAGGAGGATCGTCGCGGCGATCCCCGCGACGGCCGGCACGACGCCGAGCAGCACGAAGGCCGGCAGGAAGCACAGGCCGAGCGGGGCGAGCGCCCGGATCCCCGCCGCGCGGGCCCTGGTGGCGGCCGCCGTCCTGGCCACGCGACGCTGGTCTCGCGCCAGGCGGCTGAGGGACGGCGCCAGCGCCGCACCCGTGGACGTCGCTCGGACGGCCGTCCGAGCAAGCGGCGCGAGCATCGGTTCCCGCGTAAGCGCGAGCCAGGCGTCCGCCGGGTCCGCGCCGAGGCTGATCTGAACAGAGACGTCCCGAAGTTCGTCCCCTAACGGACCTCCCACCGCGTCCGCGACCGCAGCGACCGCGCCATGCCAGGGAGCACCGCCGCGCAGGCATGCAGCGAGGAGGTCGACCGCGATGGGAAGGTCGGCGATGAGGCGCGCACGTCTGTGTCGGTCCTCCGCACTCCCCATGCGGCCGAACCAAAACCAGACGCCCCCGGCGGTGAGCGCTCCGACGACCGCACCGGGCAGGCCGCCCAACAGCACTAGGCACAACACGCCTGCGGAACCCGCAGTTGCACGCCGTAGCAGTGCGTCCCGCCGTCGTCTCCCCTGCGAGGAGCCTTCTCTCTCAGCGTCGGTATCGCCGACGCCATCGTGCCGAGAGCCCCGGTGCGGCAGGACCCGGTCACCTGCAACGCCTTTTCTTGGACGAGGTCTTCGGAACTGGCCCGCCAGCCTCTCCTCGGCAACGTTCGTCCCTCTGGGGAGAAGGAACGCCGACAGCGCTGCACACAGCACGGCCGTCAAGGCGATCATCACCTCACCTACTTCCTTTCACCTCTGGGCCTACCTCCGGCTCATCCCGCCGCATCGATCCGCCTGCGGCTCATCCGCCCGCGTCGGCCTTCAACAGCAGACGGGGATGAGAACTCAGCCGTCGCCCGCAACAGGAGTTCCACGCACGCCTGGCCAAAGCGACCCAGCTGCCCAATCGGAGAGGGTCGCCTCCGCGGTCACAAGGCACGCCACCGCCCGCCCCCGACGACGCGTCCTACGCCCAGGCCGCGTTGGCGCGGTGGTCGTGTTGGTGGCAGTGGTCGAGTTGGGTGGCTGTGCGTCGACTTCCTTGGGGCGTGTTGCGGGTTAGTGGGGGGATTCGGCGGATCTGGCCAGGCGGCGGGTCCAGTGGAGGCCGAGCAGGTTGAGGGTCGTGCCTGTGATCAGGCACGCCAGGCCGGGGAGGGTGCCGCAGAGAAAGGGAACCGGGTGGGCGCCCAGGGCGGCCGCCATGCCCATGCCCAGGAGCGGGAGTGCGGCTAGCAGGCGGGCCGTGGCGCGGGGGCTGGCCAGTTGGACGGCCACGTCTTGGCGTTGCGCTTCTTCGTCACGCAGGGCACCCGCCAGGCCGTCCAGGACGGTGGCGAGGGTGCCACCGCGTTCCGCGCCGATGCGCCAGCAGGCCGCCAGGAGGCGAAGGCCTTCCGCCCCTGGACGTGCTGCCAGGTCGTCCAGGTGCTCAGGCGGCGCCCGAGGGGTGCGGAGGAGTTCTGCGGATACCTGCGGGTCAAGGACAGATGCGGCAGCCGTGAACGCCTCGTCCGGGGTCCGGCCGGCGGCGAGTTCGGCGGCCATGGCATCGCAGAGTTCGATCACGGATGTCCGCCATCGCTGCGGTTGGGCTCTGCGTTCTCTCAGTGCGTCGACTCTGGCTCGCAGGAGGTGGAGGGGGTGGGTTGGGCGAGGCATTGTGAGGCGGTCGAGGCGGCGTCGGGCCGTGGAGGGTGTGAGGGCCGTCCAGACGGCGGCGGCCGCGCAGAGGACGGCGAGCGCGGTGATCAATGGTCACCCCGCAGGCGGGCGTGCAGTGCGGGGGCGCCGTCGGCAGGGACGACCTCGCCGGACGTGGTGAACGAGACTGCGGGGATCACGCCTACCAGCCCGTCGGGCGCTCGGCGCAAGATGCAGATCTCGGCCACGCGCCGCCGTCCCCCGCCAGGGTCGCGCGCCAGGTGGACGACGATGTCCAGCGCGGCGGCCAGCTGGCTGTGGACCGCCTCCCGGCTCAATCCCGCCGCGCAGCCAAGGGCTTCCAGCCGGGCTGGCACGTCCGCAGCGGTATTGGCGTGAAGGGTGCCGCAGCCGCCTTCATGGCCCGTATTGAGCGCCTGTAGGAGAACCACTACCTCTGGGCCTCTCACCTCGCCGACGACGAGGCGGTCGGGGCGCATGCGGAGCGCCTGACGGACGAGGTCGTTCAGCGTCACCCCTCCGGCGCCCTCCATGTTCGGTGGGCGAGCCTCCAACCTCACGACGTGCGGATGGGACGGTTTCAGCTCGGCGGAGTCCTCGACGAGGAGGAGTCGTTCGGCCGGGTTCACCAGCGACAACACGCTGCTCAGGAGAGTGGTCTTGCCCGTTCCGGTACCGCCGGTGATCAAGAAGGCGGCGCGGGATTCGATCAGGGCGGCGAGGATCTCGGCGCCCTCGGGCGGGATGGTGCGCGCCGCGACCAGTTCGTCCAGGGTGAAGGCGCGGCGCCTGGGCAGCCGGAGCGACAGGCAGGTGCCGCTCGCGGACACCGGCGGCAGGACGGCGTGGAGCCGGACACCGCCCGGCAGGCGGGCGTCGGCGTAGGGGGCCGCGTCGTCGAGTCGGCGGCCGGCGGCGGCCGTGAGGCGCTGTGCCAGGCGCCGCAGGGACGCTTCGTCCGTGAAGCGGACCGGCGTGCGGACGAGACCGGCACCCGTGTCGGCCCAAACCTCGTCCGGGCCGTTGACGAGGACGTCGGTGACATCCGGGGAGCGCAGCAACGGTTCCAGCGGACCGGCGCCGACGAACTCGGCGCATAACTCGTCCGCCAGTGTCAGTACCTCACGGTCGCCGAGGAGGCGCCCCTCCGCCCGCAGCGCCACGGCGACCCGGCCGGTCGTCGCCTCCCCGCCACTGCCGGCGAGCCGATCCCGCACCGCGTCCGACAACTTGGTCATACCGCCTCCTGGTCTCTCTGCCGTGTCCCTGTGGGTGCACACCGGCGTTCTCTGCGGGCGTGCCAGTTGACGTCAGCCGGCCGCATCGAAGCCCCGACTGCGTCGCTTGCGCACGCCCGCCCCAGCGGCCGGGATGTTGCTGACGGAGTAGGAGTGCCCCGCGACCGGGGCGGACCAGCCGTCCGCTCCGGTCGGATCCAGTGGCGCCTGTGGCTGCCCACCGCGCGGCGCTGATCATTCTGTTGGCCTTGGGCGGCCTCATCGCGCCTTCTGGCTGTGTCTTGCAGGTACGGCGCGCGGTGCCGACCGGCGTGCCGCTTTGGCTCGGAGGCCCATCGCCCTCCTCACCTGCCTTGCGGATGCGCCGCACAGCAACGCCCCCGCGTGTGCCGCCATGTGGGTAGGCCGCGTGGTGCCGGCCTCTTGGTGGGGACGTTCATCGCGCCTTCCGCTTCGTGTTTTGCAGGTACAGCGCGCGGGCTGATCGGGTTGCTGCTCTGGGCGGGGAGCACTCGGCGCCTCCTCTGGATCGCTGCTTGTAGGTGCACCCCACGCGGCGCTGGTCGTCTCGTTGGCCTCGGGCGGAGGTCTCGTCGCACGTTCTGTGTGGGACTTGTGGGTACGCCGCGCGGGGTCGGAGCGCTCGCCGCGCCTTCTACGTGGTGCCCCTGGGGACGCGGTGCGCGGGGGTGGTCGGGTGCTGGTCTGGGTGGGGAGGGCTCGGTGCGTGTCCCCCGGTGGCTTCTTGCGGGTCGGTCGGGTTAGGCGGCTTCTCGGTAGGCGTAGGGCTGGAGGGCCAGGTCGGCGAGGGTTTTGGTGCAGAAGTCGGCCAGGGGGCCGCGGCGGCAGGCGCGTTCCAGGTCGCCCTCTTCTACGGCGGCGGGGAGGCGGCGGTCGCGGTCGTAGGTGCCGGCGGACGGGATGTCCAGGGCGCGGGCGATCGCGTCGGGGGTGAGGCCGCCGGGGGCCGGGCCCTGGATGACGAGGCGCAGGTCGGAGGTGTGGCGGCGGAAGTTCGCGGCGATCCCGGCGGCGGCGACGGTGGCGCGGACCTCGGCGGGGACGAGCAGGAAGGTGGCGGTGGCGGCGCTGAGCGCGGCGCGGCCGATGTCGCCGGGGTAGCGGGGGACGTCGGCGATGACGAGGTCGAAGCCGCGGGCGGCGGCGTCGAGCAGGGCGCGCACGGCCTCGTCGGGGATCGGGACGGGTTCGCCGCGCCGCCAGGACAGCACGGACAGGTCGCCCGAGCCGGGGAGGGTCTCGCGGAGGGCGGCGGTGTTCAGGCGGCCGCGCCGTTCGGCGAGGTCGGGCCAGCGGACGCCCTCGTGGCCCTCCAGGCCCAGCATGAGGTCGATGCCGCCGCCGAGCGGGTCGGCGTCGAGGAGGAGGGTGCGCAGGCCCTGGCCCGCGGCGGTGAGGGCGAGCGCGGCGGCGAGGACGCTGGCGCCGACGCCGCCCCGGGAGCCGCCGACGCAGACGGTGGTGGCCCAGCCGCCCTCGGGTTCGCAGGCGGCGGCGAACGCGTTGATCAGCCAGTCCTCGTGGTCGGGGAGCACGGCGACGTCCTGCGCGCCGGCCTCGACCGCGAGGCGGTACGCCTCCGATGTGTCGCCGTCGGTGACGAGGACGATGCCCTGGCGGCGCGGGAGGCCGGCGGACGCCACCTCCGCGGCCAGGTCGGCGCCCACGAGGATCAGGGCGGGCCAGGTCCAGGCGGGTCTGGCCTCGTCGGCACCGTAGGCGACCTCGGCGTGGGCGTCGGCGGCGGCCGCGAGGCGGAGCAGGCCGTCGGCGAGGGCGGGGTCGCTCGTGACGATCAGTGCCGCAAGGTTCATCGGATGCTCCCTCGATGTTTCGGAGACATCCACCTTGCGGAGCCGGGGAACCCCCGCGACGAGGTTCCGCGAACTGTGGATAACTTCGCCGGCGGGCGGGCGGTGGCGGGGGGACCGCCACCGCCCGGCCGCTCGACGACTGGGCGACCCCCGCCGGGGGGGGAGAGCGGGGGTCGCCGGGCGGTCCGGCTCCGGGGGGGTAGAGCCGGTCCGCTTTCCAGGAAAGTCTCAGTGGAGTTCGGGCCGAGCCGTGCGTAAGTCCGCCCTATGGGAGAGGCAAACTCACTGACTCCAGTCTAGGCAGTACAACATATGCTGCCCGATCGTCGAGAGTTCCGTCGAGACACAAACTCACCCGGCTCATGGCGATTTTCTCATCCGCCGGGACGACGCGCTCGCCGGGGCGCCCGCACGGCGCCCCTTCCCCTCCACGGCAGGGCGTCCCGCCCCGCGCGCAGCGGGACGGAAGTGGGAGCGTACAGCAGAACTAAAGATCCTTCCGGCCACATCGCCGATCGGTCGCCAAATGGAAACGATCACAGTGTGTGATCAATTCTCTGACCATCATGGCAGTTACGGATAGTCCGGAATATCCCACAGCAGCCTCGCCGGTCACCGGCGTCCCGTTCGGTGCCGCCCGCGGCCGCGGCCGGCACTTTGCGAATAGGGGCTTGTCAACAGGGTGAATGAGGCGTAGACAGGTCCTAAGGACCACGGTCCTGGCACGGCAGCCGGGCACCCACGCGCGACCAGCCGCGGGAGGCGCGTCGAGACGGGCTTGACCCGATCCGACGGATTTGAGGTGCACGCTTGGTAACCCGGTGTGACGTGTTCGGCGGCGGCGCTCCCGAGCGGAGCGCCGCCCGCTTCATGTCCGGCCGGCGCTAGTCGCGGACTTCCAGCCCCAGAGCCATCGCCAGCACGATCGCCTGGTGCGGGTCGATCACCGCGCCCTTCAGCGGGGTGGCGAACGGGTCCACGGACGAGAGGTCGCTGCCGCGCAGATCACAGCCCGAGAAGTCGGCTTGGTGAAGGTATGCCCCTGAAAGGTCGACTCGCCGCATCTCGGCTTCGACGCATCGCGCGCCGGTGAGGTCGGCCTCGCGCATGCGCACGTCG
It encodes:
- a CDS encoding Rv3654c family TadE-like protein, which encodes MEWGWGVERGVVMSRVWGGDRGSGTVWVVAFAAVVWVAGVAAIAVGGVRGARHRGDAAADMAALAAAARVADGGRSACARAREIAADSGARLAQCRVRGGDVEVSVTVRLKVPMGIGDLRVVSRARAGPVGRDGVP
- a CDS encoding TadE family type IV pilus minor pilin, which encodes MATAEIAVALPALVLITAAALWGLMAVSVQLTCTDAARTGARAAARGESLTAVRELVVKMVPAGAAVRVHRDEATVHVDVSVPVRPPAAIGLPPLTAHAHVAAATEPGVGRDTDSRPAHQPGRASAPTPPPG
- a CDS encoding DUF4244 domain-containing protein, giving the protein MRAMKMVMRQWSRMCADRGMSTAEYAVGTIAAAAFAGLLFKIVTSSQVKSLLLQIIEKALKIAS
- a CDS encoding type II secretion system F family protein: MIALTAVLCAALSAFLLPRGTNVAEERLAGQFRRPRPRKGVAGDRVLPHRGSRHDGVGDTDAEREGSSQGRRRRDALLRRATAGSAGVLCLVLLGGLPGAVVGALTAGGVWFWFGRMGSAEDRHRRARLIADLPIAVDLLAACLRGGAPWHGAVAAVADAVGGPLGDELRDVSVQISLGADPADAWLALTREPMLAPLARTAVRATSTGAALAPSLSRLARDQRRVARTAAATRARAAGIRALAPLGLCFLPAFVLLGVVPAVAGIAATILLPR
- a CDS encoding type II secretion system F family protein, with the protein product MIELCDAMAAELAAGRTPDEAFTAAASVLDPQVSAELLRTPRAPPEHLDDLAARPGAEGLRLLAACWRIGAERGGTLATVLDGLAGALRDEEAQRQDVAVQLASPRATARLLAALPLLGMGMAAALGAHPVPFLCGTLPGLACLITGTTLNLLGLHWTRRLARSAESPH
- a CDS encoding TadA family conjugal transfer-associated ATPase, coding for MTKLSDAVRDRLAGSGGEATTGRVAVALRAEGRLLGDREVLTLADELCAEFVGAGPLEPLLRSPDVTDVLVNGPDEVWADTGAGLVRTPVRFTDEASLRRLAQRLTAAAGRRLDDAAPYADARLPGGVRLHAVLPPVSASGTCLSLRLPRRRAFTLDELVAARTIPPEGAEILAALIESRAAFLITGGTGTGKTTLLSSVLSLVNPAERLLLVEDSAELKPSHPHVVRLEARPPNMEGAGGVTLNDLVRQALRMRPDRLVVGEVRGPEVVVLLQALNTGHEGGCGTLHANTAADVPARLEALGCAAGLSREAVHSQLAAALDIVVHLARDPGGGRRRVAEICILRRAPDGLVGVIPAVSFTTSGEVVPADGAPALHARLRGDH
- the ssd gene encoding septum site-determining protein Ssd, with translation MNLAALIVTSDPALADGLLRLAAAADAHAEVAYGADEARPAWTWPALILVGADLAAEVASAGLPRRQGIVLVTDGDTSEAYRLAVEAGAQDVAVLPDHEDWLINAFAAACEPEGGWATTVCVGGSRGGVGASVLAAALALTAAGQGLRTLLLDADPLGGGIDLMLGLEGHEGVRWPDLAERRGRLNTAALRETLPGSGDLSVLSWRRGEPVPIPDEAVRALLDAAARGFDLVIADVPRYPGDIGRAALSAATATFLLVPAEVRATVAAAGIAANFRRHTSDLRLVIQGPAPGGLTPDAIARALDIPSAGTYDRDRRLPAAVEEGDLERACRRGPLADFCTKTLADLALQPYAYREAA